The genome window GTGATCATTTCGCTGACCCAGTACTTCAGGCCGACACCGGCCTTGAAATAGAACTTGTTGTCCCATTCGACATCTTCGCCGTTGTAGGCTTCAGTGGTTTTGCTCATGAGCATACCAAAACCAGCCATGGCATACGGACGATACATGCTTTCCGGCATGAACATATATTTGCCGAGAGCGCCGATCATCATGGCATTGTACTTGGAATCGATGTCATCATCACCACTACCGAAAGTAGCATAAGTGAAGTCCAGACCGAGACCGACGTTGTTGGTGAAGAAATACTCAGCGCCACCGCCGAATTTGAAACCCATAGCCAGATTGGCTTCGTCTTCATCACCCATATCACCCATCGGCATACCGATACC of Candidatus Zixiibacteriota bacterium contains these proteins:
- a CDS encoding outer membrane beta-barrel protein, with the translated sequence MKKVLIILSIMVFGVFSVINAQDVEGMFNVTPFAGIGMPMGDMGDEDEANLAMGFKFGGGAEYFFTNNVGLGLDFTYATFGSGDDDIDSKYNAMMIGALGKYMFMPESMYRPYAMAGFGMLMSKTTEAYNGEDVEWDNKFYFKAGVGLKYWVSEMITVFGELGFDYLMLDGATGEADGTEVGEVDGNYYFIDFKAGVNIWFGGME